A single Corynebacterium stationis DNA region contains:
- a CDS encoding DinB family protein — protein sequence MIDRVEITEGYWRACVELEDVLARAGDAELRSRSVGTRWTNEELLFHMVFGYMVVRRLLPLVKFFGHLPPSLSEVFARLLNASTRPFGWVNYWGSRAAARVYHRHRMARKLRWLTAALATSLEKESEHSLAREMAFPTRWDPFFAPAMTVADVYAYPTWHFDFHARQLSLPFERGNAEK from the coding sequence ATGATCGACCGTGTTGAGATAACAGAGGGATACTGGCGAGCCTGTGTCGAACTGGAGGACGTCCTCGCGCGGGCTGGGGATGCCGAGCTGCGCAGCCGTAGCGTGGGGACCCGGTGGACGAATGAGGAACTGCTGTTTCACATGGTCTTCGGCTATATGGTGGTCCGTCGACTGCTACCTCTGGTCAAGTTCTTCGGCCATCTGCCGCCCTCGCTGAGCGAGGTGTTCGCGCGTCTGCTCAATGCCAGCACCCGCCCCTTCGGCTGGGTCAACTACTGGGGATCTCGGGCTGCGGCCCGGGTCTACCACCGTCACCGCATGGCCCGGAAACTCCGGTGGCTCACCGCCGCCCTGGCCACCAGTCTGGAGAAGGAATCCGAGCACTCCCTGGCACGTGAGATGGCGTTTCCGACCCGGTGGGATCCGTTCTTTGCCCCGGCGATGACGGTGGCGGACGTCTACGCCTATCCGACTTGGCACTTTGATTTCCACGCCCGGCAACTGAGTCTGCCCTTCGAGCGGGGAAACGCGGAGAAATAG
- a CDS encoding cation diffusion facilitator family transporter: MSAHQHDHDPGHRTAPSGSLTALAVTFALTATIFLAQSIGGLVSGSLALLSDAMHMLSDSTGLLIALVALLIGRRAATPRATYGYRRVEVLAALVNAAVVSAVSVWIVIRAVGRIGGHESIDTGMMLVVAVVGLLANLISALILMRRQHESLNMRGAYLHVLSDLVGSVAVIIAGLIIHFTGWLAADTIASLFIAALVLPRALRLLAESLSVLMNHTPRGVDTREVEAALVGLPGVTAVHDLHIWSTDGTKPLATCHLVVDDMNVSDGGILAAAQTRLQDFGIEHSTIQIEQDGHVHHEEVC; the protein is encoded by the coding sequence ATGAGCGCGCACCAACACGACCATGACCCCGGCCACCGTACTGCCCCGAGCGGATCCCTCACCGCCCTGGCGGTCACCTTCGCCCTGACCGCCACAATCTTCCTGGCCCAGTCGATCGGCGGCCTCGTTTCCGGTTCGTTGGCTTTGCTGTCCGATGCGATGCATATGCTCTCGGATTCCACGGGGCTGCTCATTGCCCTGGTGGCCCTCCTCATCGGCCGTCGTGCGGCCACCCCCCGGGCCACCTACGGTTACCGCCGCGTCGAGGTGCTCGCCGCACTGGTCAATGCCGCGGTGGTCTCCGCGGTCTCGGTCTGGATCGTCATCCGCGCGGTTGGCCGGATCGGCGGCCACGAATCGATCGACACGGGCATGATGCTCGTCGTGGCGGTGGTCGGTTTGCTGGCTAACTTGATCTCCGCCCTGATTCTCATGCGCCGTCAGCATGAGAGCCTCAATATGCGCGGGGCGTACCTGCATGTGCTCTCCGACCTGGTCGGTTCGGTTGCCGTGATCATCGCCGGCCTGATCATCCACTTCACCGGTTGGTTAGCTGCCGACACCATCGCCTCCCTGTTCATTGCCGCCCTGGTGCTGCCGCGAGCACTGCGCCTGCTGGCCGAGTCCCTCTCGGTCCTGATGAACCACACCCCCCGGGGTGTCGATACCCGCGAGGTGGAAGCCGCCCTGGTCGGCCTGCCCGGGGTCACGGCCGTGCACGACCTGCACATCTGGAGCACCGACGGCACGAAACCGCTTGCCACCTGCCACCTGGTCGTCGACGATATGAACGTCTCCGACGGAGGGATTCTGGCCGCCGCTCAAACTCGGTTGCAAGACTTCGGCATTGAGCACTCGACTATCCAGATCGAGCAGGACGGCCACGTCCATCACGAAGAGGTCTGTTGA
- a CDS encoding IS110 family transposase, with protein sequence MTYDYVIGMDVGKYFHHACVLDSSGHQALSKRINQHEQSLRKLFGAYATKATKTLVVVDQPNNIGRLTVAVAQDIGIDVRYLPGLAMRQLSRIHAGNAKTDVRDAYIIAYAGKNLPESLRNVDRVEEAFIQLKVLNGIDEDLARSYTRLINQIRSALVGTYPAFEHVLRGQMIHRKWILHLLAKYGGPTKIKRLGKARVNTFARKHRARNPEPITDAMFTAIAGQSVQIAGAEYAELGVAMSAKDALLKLEHRKEIEAQVIELIEEIPQTQLLLSMPGIGPRSAAQILMTVGDMSDFPTAGHLASYAGLSPKTNQSGTSIMSNSLNRAGNKKLKNALWQSSFASIRFHERSRQFYERKRSEGKRHNAAVVALARRRLNVLFAMMRNNEFYREPQTEVTAA encoded by the coding sequence ATGACATACGACTATGTCATCGGCATGGACGTCGGCAAGTACTTCCACCACGCTTGCGTCCTCGATTCCAGCGGCCACCAGGCCCTATCCAAACGCATCAACCAACACGAGCAATCTCTTCGCAAACTCTTTGGCGCCTATGCAACAAAAGCAACGAAGACTCTGGTCGTCGTGGATCAGCCGAATAATATCGGTCGTCTGACCGTGGCAGTAGCTCAGGACATCGGAATTGATGTCCGCTATCTCCCCGGACTAGCCATGCGCCAGCTATCACGCATTCATGCCGGTAATGCAAAGACAGACGTCCGTGATGCCTACATCATTGCCTATGCCGGAAAGAATCTTCCAGAATCACTAAGAAACGTCGACCGAGTCGAAGAAGCATTTATCCAGCTCAAGGTACTCAACGGCATCGACGAAGACCTTGCCAGATCCTATACACGGCTTATCAACCAGATCCGTTCAGCACTAGTCGGCACATATCCAGCATTTGAGCACGTACTGCGTGGACAAATGATTCACCGCAAATGGATACTCCACTTATTAGCCAAATACGGCGGTCCCACCAAAATCAAGCGGCTAGGCAAGGCACGAGTCAACACGTTCGCGCGCAAGCACCGAGCACGCAATCCGGAGCCTATTACTGACGCAATGTTTACAGCCATCGCCGGGCAGTCAGTCCAGATAGCAGGAGCTGAATACGCAGAGCTAGGCGTGGCAATGTCTGCCAAAGATGCCTTACTCAAACTCGAGCATCGTAAAGAAATCGAAGCCCAAGTCATCGAACTCATCGAAGAAATCCCCCAAACACAACTCCTGTTGTCAATGCCAGGAATAGGCCCCAGGTCAGCTGCGCAAATACTGATGACGGTCGGAGATATGTCCGATTTTCCTACCGCGGGTCATCTGGCGTCCTACGCGGGACTTTCACCTAAGACGAACCAGTCCGGAACATCAATTATGTCCAACTCGTTAAATCGGGCTGGAAACAAGAAATTAAAGAACGCCCTATGGCAATCGTCTTTTGCATCGATCAGATTCCACGAGCGTTCACGACAATTCTACGAACGAAAACGCAGCGAAGGCAAAAGGCATAACGCAGCTGTCGTCGCCCTAGCGCGTCGACGACTCAACGTCTTATTCGCCATGATGAGAAACAACGAATTTTACCGCGAGCCCCAGACGGAGGTCACTGCCGCCTAA
- a CDS encoding SURF1 family protein, protein MSSTRERRYGRAPQKKGWRTFLRPGWAFGVLAIIAFSYVAFTFLAPWQLSRDSTIVERNEQIEAAFEVEPVPAEEIFDAQGSIEPGEEWARAILQGHYLPEDEVLMRNRPVDSSPAFHALTPFQLNSGEVILVNRGFNPPLEGGVPPMDTAPAGEQSIVGHARFTEQTPMSPITLLAVPFEGTVDS, encoded by the coding sequence GTGAGCAGCACACGTGAGCGCAGGTACGGTCGGGCCCCGCAGAAGAAGGGCTGGCGGACATTCCTCCGGCCCGGCTGGGCGTTCGGTGTCCTTGCCATCATCGCTTTCTCCTACGTCGCCTTTACCTTTCTGGCGCCGTGGCAGCTGAGCAGGGATAGCACTATCGTCGAGCGCAACGAGCAGATCGAAGCCGCCTTCGAGGTCGAGCCCGTCCCCGCCGAGGAGATCTTTGACGCCCAGGGCAGTATCGAGCCCGGGGAGGAATGGGCCCGGGCGATCCTTCAGGGCCACTACCTGCCCGAGGATGAGGTGCTGATGCGCAACCGTCCGGTCGACTCCTCCCCTGCCTTCCATGCCTTGACCCCCTTCCAGCTGAACTCCGGTGAGGTCATCTTGGTCAACCGGGGTTTCAACCCGCCGCTTGAGGGCGGTGTCCCACCGATGGATACTGCGCCAGCCGGTGAGCAGTCCATCGTCGGCCACGCCCGATTCACCGAGCAGACACCGATGTCCCCCATTACGTTGTTAGCAGTTCCGTTTGAGGGAACCGTAGATTCATAG
- a CDS encoding heavy metal translocating P-type ATPase, giving the protein MTSACGCEPSAPMTEEDEHTPWWRDRAILLPVASGMFLLIGLILEWFIPGAGLVATVLFWASLLLGASQFVPGALTRLVTRGKLGIGLLMTISAIGAVLLGFIEEAAALAFLYSIAEALEDKAMDKARSGLRALLALIPSTATIIAAHGATRTVPVEDLIPGDVLRLAAGERLATDGVIRSGHSSLDTSAITGESIPVEVGPGDAVLAGSINTTGALEVEATAAGTDNSLTTVVELVEQAQNDKGQRARIADRLARPLVPGVLILAVLVAVIGSLFGDPGVWIERALVVLVAASPCALAISVPVTVVSAIGAASKFGVVIKSGAAFERLGGIRHLALDKTGTLTRNHPTVVDVLTTDGVSRADVLGWAAALEAHSTHPLAAAITAATPQAPTAQQVSEAAGQGITGLLDGSRIAVGSPRWLSPGPLAGQVETLEEQGMTVVIVHRDDRPVGAVGVRDELRPETPQVIKSLADEGFGITMLTGDNTRTATALAREAGITDVRAELRPEDKATAVAGLGTRGPVAMIGDGINDAPALASADIGIAMGAKGSDAAIESADVAFTGDDLRLIPRALHHARRGRAIINQNIILSLAIIIVLLPLAITGVLGLAAVVLVHEVAEVIVIANGLRAARTQHPDLKPVEAATVTADEDADGRSRVS; this is encoded by the coding sequence ATGACGTCTGCCTGTGGTTGTGAACCGTCCGCACCGATGACCGAAGAAGATGAGCACACCCCGTGGTGGCGTGACCGCGCCATCCTCCTCCCGGTGGCTTCCGGAATGTTCCTGCTCATCGGCCTGATCCTCGAGTGGTTTATCCCCGGGGCCGGGCTGGTGGCCACCGTATTGTTCTGGGCCTCCCTGCTGCTGGGTGCCTCCCAGTTCGTCCCCGGAGCCCTCACGAGACTGGTCACCCGGGGCAAGCTGGGCATCGGGCTGTTGATGACGATCAGCGCCATCGGTGCCGTCCTGTTGGGCTTCATCGAGGAGGCCGCCGCCCTGGCCTTCCTCTACTCCATCGCCGAGGCGCTGGAGGATAAGGCGATGGACAAGGCCCGCTCGGGCCTGCGTGCCCTGCTGGCCCTGATCCCCTCGACCGCGACGATCATCGCCGCCCATGGGGCGACCCGCACCGTGCCGGTCGAAGACCTCATCCCGGGTGACGTGTTGCGCCTGGCCGCGGGGGAACGCCTGGCCACCGACGGGGTTATCCGCTCCGGGCACAGCAGCCTGGACACTTCGGCGATCACCGGCGAATCTATCCCCGTCGAGGTCGGCCCCGGCGATGCAGTGCTGGCCGGGTCGATCAACACCACCGGGGCACTGGAGGTTGAGGCCACCGCCGCCGGCACGGATAACTCCCTGACCACCGTCGTCGAGCTGGTGGAGCAGGCCCAAAACGATAAGGGCCAACGCGCCCGTATCGCCGATCGCCTCGCCCGCCCCTTGGTGCCCGGTGTCCTCATCCTCGCCGTCCTGGTCGCCGTGATCGGGTCCCTGTTCGGGGATCCAGGTGTGTGGATCGAACGTGCCTTGGTTGTCCTGGTCGCCGCGTCGCCGTGTGCGCTGGCGATTTCGGTGCCGGTCACGGTGGTCTCGGCCATCGGGGCGGCCAGTAAGTTCGGCGTGGTCATCAAGTCCGGCGCCGCCTTTGAGCGCCTCGGTGGCATCCGGCATCTGGCACTCGATAAGACCGGTACCCTGACCCGCAACCATCCCACCGTCGTAGATGTGCTCACCACCGACGGCGTCAGCCGCGCGGATGTCCTCGGCTGGGCCGCGGCGCTGGAGGCCCACTCCACCCACCCGTTGGCCGCCGCCATTACCGCCGCCACCCCGCAGGCCCCGACCGCCCAGCAGGTTTCCGAGGCCGCCGGCCAGGGGATCACCGGGCTCCTCGACGGGTCCCGGATCGCCGTGGGCAGCCCCCGTTGGCTGAGCCCCGGCCCCCTGGCCGGCCAGGTCGAAACCCTGGAAGAACAGGGCATGACCGTGGTCATCGTCCACCGCGACGACCGGCCCGTGGGGGCGGTCGGGGTGCGCGATGAACTCCGCCCGGAAACACCTCAGGTCATCAAATCGCTCGCGGACGAGGGTTTCGGGATCACCATGCTCACAGGTGATAACACGCGTACCGCCACCGCCCTGGCCCGGGAGGCCGGCATCACGGACGTGCGGGCCGAGCTACGCCCGGAGGACAAGGCCACCGCCGTGGCCGGGCTGGGGACCCGCGGCCCGGTGGCGATGATCGGTGACGGCATCAACGACGCCCCTGCCCTGGCATCAGCCGATATCGGCATCGCCATGGGCGCCAAGGGCTCGGATGCGGCGATCGAGTCCGCGGATGTGGCGTTTACCGGCGATGACCTGCGCCTGATCCCGCGTGCCCTGCACCACGCCCGCCGGGGACGGGCGATCATCAACCAGAACATCATCCTGTCCCTGGCGATCATCATCGTCCTGTTGCCGCTGGCGATCACCGGTGTGCTGGGACTGGCTGCCGTCGTGCTGGTCCACGAGGTGGCCGAGGTCATCGTCATCGCCAACGGCCTGCGGGCCGCCCGCACCCAGCATCCTGACCTGAAGCCCGTCGAGGCGGCCACGGTCACCGCCGACGAGGATGCGGACGGAAGGTCCCGGGTCTCGTAG
- the cmtR gene encoding Cd(II)/Pb(II)-sensing metalloregulatory transcriptional regulator CmtR, whose product MLTIASRLDVMNRLGRAMADPTRSRILLSLLEAPGYPAQLARDLELTRSNVSNHLTCLRDCGIVVSEPEGRRTRYEIVDAHLARALAVLVETTLSVDENAACLDPQCPVAGCCDTDGGQQS is encoded by the coding sequence ATGCTGACTATTGCTTCTCGTCTTGATGTGATGAACCGGCTGGGACGTGCCATGGCCGATCCCACCCGGTCCCGGATCCTGTTATCCCTGCTGGAGGCTCCAGGTTATCCAGCGCAGTTGGCCCGGGACCTGGAGTTGACGCGCTCGAATGTCTCCAACCACCTGACGTGTTTGCGCGATTGTGGGATCGTGGTCTCCGAACCGGAGGGCCGGCGCACCCGCTATGAGATCGTCGACGCTCACCTGGCCCGGGCGCTTGCCGTCCTGGTGGAGACCACCCTGTCGGTTGACGAGAACGCCGCGTGTCTGGACCCGCAGTGCCCGGTCGCCGGTTGCTGCGATACGGACGGAGGCCAGCAGTCATGA
- a CDS encoding copper resistance CopC family protein, producing MIISPTLPRRVLATVVAVGALTVVATPVALAHDSVIGGNPADGDVVEEFPRSIELEFSGLPQEGFSTVAITDQNSGDLLFSGEPTIDGRLVTLDLPADVSGGPGDYTIGFQILSSDGHATRSETTFTVVGDAQTTATTTGTDAKPVEETTAAENTAEGATSVVSNPIVLTLAGLALFGVIAGAIVLVVRSRDRR from the coding sequence GTGATCATCTCCCCCACGCTCCCTCGTCGTGTGCTGGCTACTGTTGTGGCGGTCGGGGCCCTGACCGTCGTAGCCACCCCGGTTGCCCTCGCGCATGACTCCGTGATCGGCGGCAATCCCGCGGACGGTGACGTGGTCGAAGAATTTCCGCGCAGCATCGAGCTGGAGTTCTCCGGGCTTCCCCAGGAAGGTTTCAGCACCGTAGCCATCACCGACCAGAACTCCGGTGATCTCCTGTTCAGTGGTGAGCCGACCATCGACGGCCGACTGGTGACCCTTGATCTACCTGCGGATGTCAGCGGCGGGCCAGGTGACTACACCATCGGCTTCCAGATCCTCTCCTCCGACGGCCACGCCACCCGCAGCGAGACCACCTTCACCGTCGTCGGTGACGCCCAAACGACCGCCACCACCACGGGCACCGACGCCAAGCCTGTGGAGGAGACCACAGCCGCCGAGAACACCGCCGAGGGGGCCACCTCCGTAGTCAGTAATCCGATAGTCCTGACCCTCGCGGGGTTGGCCCTCTTCGGCGTCATCGCCGGGGCCATCGTGCTGGTTGTCCGGAGCCGTGACAGGCGTTAG
- a CDS encoding bifunctional copper resistance protein CopD/cytochrome c oxidase assembly protein, protein MRVEAAWTAKWTQMTHPVNNTPTATDTTAGTTPAIGRRPQERVRPTWPLYLLFFAVAGAVGGTVAYSFLGESLAALGIPNPGIATTFGLPFFRAVGWMLAALSAGSFLFAAFLISPRLPGGDHDRLHQASLSVDGHLASRTGAVAAICFGLIALLMIPLVLSDVSGTPLAQTLGLETLTVAVEQVAMARVWLIVALIALVTGGTGLMSRAWITQPLLLLGSILMIIPLGLTGHSSSGGNHDHGTNSYLWHLVFLVLWVGGLMALLAHGRRLGPDLDIALRRYSTIALVSIIVMAVSGLVNAAIRIELTDLLTTRYGLIIVAKTIGVIILGVFGWIHRAWVIPQVQANPADRRLFRQVAIVEVLVMAAVTGIAITMGRTPPPSPRIPNLSQMATKLGYELSEKPTILNVWGMWRFDLLFGALALLLAVGYLSAVWRTRQTGHTWSSTPTAWWLAGCVTLLVTMSSGIGLNMPAVFSVHMVGHIILSLVIPIFLVMGAPLTLLMTAFAPGAPGRPNIHDWVRAFTRSRLVGVITHPVVNTLQFLVFFYVMYLFIPLYELLISKYAGQLIMNTVLLVSGCFYVWGMLGPDLIPRRRPAAVRLGWLVASLPVHLLVGVYLLRLDTILGEEFYRSLLLPWELDLLADQRAAVLAWATGVVPLAFVTFALLRQVRGSGENARVSGE, encoded by the coding sequence ATGAGAGTGGAGGCGGCATGGACGGCGAAATGGACACAGATGACCCACCCGGTAAATAACACCCCCACTGCCACGGATACGACCGCAGGGACGACCCCCGCCATCGGGCGCCGGCCTCAGGAGCGGGTACGCCCCACGTGGCCGTTGTACCTGCTCTTTTTCGCCGTCGCAGGTGCCGTCGGCGGGACGGTTGCCTACAGCTTCCTCGGCGAATCCCTCGCGGCCCTGGGGATCCCCAACCCGGGCATCGCGACCACCTTCGGGTTGCCGTTTTTCCGTGCGGTCGGTTGGATGCTCGCTGCCCTGTCGGCCGGTTCTTTCTTGTTCGCTGCTTTCCTCATCTCCCCACGGTTGCCCGGCGGTGATCACGACCGCCTGCATCAGGCCTCGTTGAGTGTGGACGGGCACCTGGCCTCGCGTACCGGTGCGGTCGCGGCCATCTGCTTCGGACTGATCGCGTTGTTGATGATCCCGCTGGTGCTCTCAGATGTCTCCGGCACCCCCCTGGCCCAGACACTCGGCCTGGAGACCCTGACGGTGGCCGTCGAGCAGGTGGCCATGGCCCGGGTGTGGCTGATCGTCGCGCTTATTGCCCTGGTCACCGGTGGTACGGGCCTGATGAGCCGGGCGTGGATCACCCAACCACTGTTGCTCCTCGGGTCAATCCTCATGATCATCCCCCTGGGCCTGACAGGGCACTCCTCCTCGGGCGGCAACCACGACCACGGCACCAACTCCTACCTGTGGCACCTGGTCTTCTTAGTCCTGTGGGTCGGCGGACTCATGGCCCTGCTCGCCCACGGGCGTCGCCTGGGACCTGACCTGGATATTGCGCTGCGCCGCTACTCGACAATCGCCCTGGTCTCCATCATCGTCATGGCCGTGTCCGGGTTAGTCAACGCCGCCATCCGCATCGAGCTGACGGATCTGTTGACCACCCGGTACGGGTTAATCATCGTGGCCAAGACCATCGGCGTGATCATCCTCGGTGTCTTCGGGTGGATCCACCGGGCGTGGGTCATTCCGCAGGTGCAGGCCAACCCCGCTGATCGCCGCCTGTTCCGCCAGGTCGCCATCGTCGAGGTGCTTGTCATGGCGGCGGTCACCGGTATCGCCATCACCATGGGGCGCACCCCGCCGCCCTCACCGCGCATCCCGAACCTCTCGCAGATGGCCACCAAGCTCGGCTACGAGCTGTCCGAGAAGCCCACCATCCTCAACGTGTGGGGCATGTGGCGCTTTGACCTGCTGTTTGGTGCCCTCGCCCTGCTTCTGGCCGTCGGCTATCTCTCCGCTGTGTGGCGCACCCGCCAGACAGGTCACACCTGGTCAAGCACCCCCACCGCCTGGTGGTTGGCCGGATGTGTGACCCTGCTGGTGACGATGAGTTCCGGGATCGGGCTGAATATGCCCGCGGTCTTCTCGGTGCACATGGTCGGTCACATCATCTTGTCGCTGGTCATCCCCATCTTCCTGGTGATGGGTGCCCCGCTGACCCTGCTGATGACCGCCTTCGCCCCGGGGGCCCCGGGTAGGCCGAATATCCACGACTGGGTGCGCGCCTTCACCCGCAGCCGGTTGGTGGGGGTGATCACCCATCCGGTGGTCAACACCCTGCAGTTCCTGGTGTTCTTCTACGTCATGTACCTGTTCATCCCGCTCTATGAGCTGCTGATCTCCAAGTACGCGGGGCAGCTGATCATGAACACCGTGCTCCTGGTCTCCGGGTGCTTCTACGTCTGGGGGATGCTCGGCCCCGACCTGATCCCGCGCCGTCGCCCGGCCGCCGTCCGCCTGGGGTGGCTGGTCGCCTCCCTGCCCGTCCACCTGCTTGTCGGGGTCTATCTCCTGCGCCTGGACACGATCCTGGGCGAGGAGTTCTACCGCTCCCTGCTTTTGCCCTGGGAGCTCGATCTGCTCGCTGACCAACGCGCCGCCGTCCTGGCCTGGGCCACAGGTGTGGTTCCGCTGGCCTTTGTCACCTTTGCGCTCCTCCGGCAGGTGCGGGGGAGCGGCGAAAACGCCCGGGTTTCCGGGGAGTAG
- a CDS encoding M23 family metallopeptidase produces MRLKAQRPAGGKHRKIPTPQTKSRVALVAVATGVVSSAGLSGAAAATLQTQAEAPISPQDIVGGVQLATNNTALPPDTTETAPQILTISEYKPVTNINEQLDKAVEYAAERTEAARAEAARLEAERIEAERLANASSVVKPTEGTFTSGFGMRWGSLHAGLDIANVVGTPILAAMGGTVIDSGPASGFGQWIRIQHDDGSIAVYGHMETLDVSVGEQVTAGQKIAGMGNQGFSTGSHLHFELYPTGSGAVDPAPWFAQHGITF; encoded by the coding sequence ATGCGACTGAAGGCTCAGCGACCAGCCGGAGGAAAACACCGCAAGATCCCCACCCCGCAAACCAAGAGCCGCGTAGCCCTGGTGGCCGTGGCCACGGGCGTGGTCTCGTCTGCGGGTCTCAGTGGTGCCGCCGCCGCCACGCTGCAGACCCAGGCTGAGGCCCCGATCTCCCCGCAGGACATTGTCGGTGGCGTGCAGTTGGCCACCAATAACACCGCGCTGCCCCCGGACACGACGGAGACGGCCCCGCAGATCCTGACGATCTCGGAGTATAAGCCGGTAACCAATATCAACGAGCAGTTGGACAAGGCGGTTGAGTACGCCGCCGAGCGCACCGAGGCCGCCCGCGCTGAGGCTGCACGTCTGGAAGCAGAACGGATTGAGGCAGAACGCCTGGCCAACGCCTCATCCGTGGTCAAACCCACTGAAGGCACCTTCACCTCCGGTTTCGGTATGCGCTGGGGCAGCCTCCACGCAGGACTAGACATCGCCAACGTCGTGGGCACCCCAATTCTTGCGGCCATGGGCGGCACCGTCATCGACTCCGGCCCGGCTTCCGGTTTCGGCCAGTGGATCCGCATCCAGCACGATGACGGCTCCATTGCCGTCTACGGCCACATGGAAACCCTCGATGTCAGCGTGGGTGAGCAGGTCACCGCCGGCCAGAAGATCGCCGGCATGGGTAACCAAGGTTTCTCCACCGGTTCCCACCTGCATTTTGAGCTCTACCCGACCGGCAGCGGCGCCGTCGACCCCGCCCCCTGGTTCGCCCAGCACGGCATCACCTTCTAA
- a CDS encoding ArsR/SmtB family transcription factor: MSTVTVTHTSALSRVGHALSDDTRTGILLALRHGPARPSDLARQLDVSKQVMSNQLACLRGCGLVAATPEGRNVWYSLADPQLGHALGELLELVVTIDPACCSPDGCTC, encoded by the coding sequence ATGAGCACGGTGACCGTCACTCACACCTCGGCGTTGTCCCGGGTGGGCCATGCCCTGTCTGATGACACCCGGACCGGGATCCTGTTGGCCTTGCGCCACGGGCCCGCCCGACCCTCGGACCTGGCCCGGCAGTTGGATGTCTCCAAACAGGTGATGTCGAATCAGTTGGCCTGTCTGCGCGGATGCGGGCTGGTGGCCGCCACCCCGGAGGGGCGCAACGTCTGGTATTCTCTGGCTGATCCCCAGCTGGGTCACGCCCTTGGCGAGTTACTGGAGTTGGTGGTCACCATCGATCCGGCCTGTTGTTCGCCGGACGGATGCACCTGCTGA
- a CDS encoding DsbA family protein has product MSTPTTRTTSTRPSGNWRKARIIVWALLAIVVIAGIVAFFLGRSDSASAPAPETVTSDAGQVVRDNSRVLSQAPNEKAVLVEFLDFECEACRAAYPFVEELRAEYSDTVTFVNRYFPLPGHRNSMPAAVAVEAAAQQDQYEAMYHRMFETQSEWGESAEDKSAVFRGFAEDLGLDMAAFDAAVADPATEERVRLDVADGTALGVRGTPTFFLDGQLLTPDSLEQFRAEVDAAAAD; this is encoded by the coding sequence GTGAGCACCCCCACCACCCGCACCACCTCCACCCGGCCCTCCGGGAATTGGAGAAAAGCCCGGATCATTGTCTGGGCGTTATTGGCAATCGTCGTCATCGCCGGGATCGTCGCCTTTTTCCTCGGCCGATCCGACTCCGCTTCTGCGCCCGCCCCGGAAACCGTGACCAGTGATGCGGGGCAGGTGGTCCGGGACAACAGTCGGGTGCTGTCCCAGGCGCCGAACGAGAAGGCCGTGCTGGTGGAGTTCCTCGACTTCGAGTGCGAGGCCTGCCGGGCGGCTTACCCCTTCGTGGAGGAACTTCGTGCGGAGTACTCCGACACCGTCACCTTCGTCAACCGTTACTTCCCGCTGCCGGGTCACCGCAACTCCATGCCCGCTGCCGTGGCTGTGGAGGCTGCCGCCCAGCAGGACCAGTACGAAGCGATGTACCACCGGATGTTTGAGACCCAGTCTGAGTGGGGTGAGTCCGCCGAGGACAAAAGCGCGGTCTTCCGCGGCTTCGCCGAGGACCTGGGTCTGGACATGGCCGCCTTTGACGCCGCTGTGGCCGATCCGGCCACCGAGGAACGGGTCCGACTCGATGTGGCTGACGGCACGGCCCTGGGTGTGCGCGGCACCCCGACCTTCTTCCTCGACGGTCAGCTCCTGACCCCGGACTCCCTGGAGCAGTTCCGGGCCGAGGTCGACGCGGCTGCCGCCGACTAA